A window of Phragmites australis chromosome 15, lpPhrAust1.1, whole genome shotgun sequence genomic DNA:
TATGACCACTTATTTAAGTTTGCTTTATCTACATAGTGGCCTAAGCCTTTTTCCTTTAGAGATACAATGACTTAAGATGAGTATGCATTACATAAATGGCCTTGTAGGTTTAAGGTATTTGAAGTTATGGGATCATGTACAGCAATATGCATACCGGATTTTCTTGCAtactagtttttccttctttctcTAAGGAATCGATGAAAGGGAGCACCATGAGAAATTAATTGATTCTCGAAACAACGATTACAAGAACTAGCACAACATGGCACTAAGAGCAATTTTTTTACCAATGTCCTTCTGCTGCTAGAAAGTGTATCTAACATGGAGGACCACAACCTTGTTGTTTGACATGTTCAGTCTAAGGTTATGGAGAACATGTGATGGTATCGTAACACTATGTCTGTTAGTCAAAGGTTTTCTAGCGTAACAATAGTTGTATATAGCACAACTGTTTCCTACTGGCAATACTTTGAATATGGATTTTTTGCATGAATATTAATTAAATTTTCTCTGCCCTAAATATGGATTTTCCTGCGTGACCAATAATTAAGTTTGCTCTATCCACAGAGTGGTGGAAGCCTTCTCCTTTGGAGATAACACGACGCAAGCTGAGGCTGCATTACATAATGGCTCTACACGACAATTGAAAGCAGAATGTCGTAATCTGTTATTTTACAAACTAGAAAGTTGTAACGAAGCTTTTTCTCATTACTGAAAAGTTGTAATTAAGCTGAGGTTATGCCACTGATACCATGCACAAATGATCTTGCACGCACGGTGGCTCCGAATAGAAGCATATTTGGGGATCGATATATTAGTCGCAAGATGGCATATTTCTGATGTGCAATATGTTCAGAGAAGAAGCGGAGAGGAGAGCTGCAGCACGCGAAAAAGTCAGCCTTTGCGCATGGGCGGTGGGCTCGCGGGGACGCCGTGATTTTCTTTTGGCCACTGGCTGCACGTTGCACGCCGTTTCGTGCGTGTACTTCGctgccggccgggaagaagtcAGACCACGAGCGACGAGAGAAATCGGCTCGACAGTAGCATTTCTTTCGTAGTAGCTGCTGCTGCTAATAAGTACATGCGCTGGTACGTGCCAAGTTCGAATGCTTCCTCGTCTGGCCCTCTGCGATTCTTATGTTGACTTGCCCCAGCCTGTCATTTCTTTAATCACTGGCGGCAGATTTGTCAATCATCAATGGTCAAGCCTTATCGACAGCTAaatggaagaagaaagaaatgcTTCTCCTCCCCCCTTCTCTGCCGCTCGGGCTCGGCTCGTTGCTCTACGGTCCTCTGCAGCCAGCAGCCACTAGACCGCGGCCCTTCGCATGCAAGTTGCAACGCCTGCTTATTGGACGTGCCGCTCGACGCACGGTGGCACGGCCAACCTCTGCAGCCACACCGTGCCGTAGCCATCCTCTCCTGTGCTCGATCGGTCACCCTCGCCTACCCCGCAGGCTGCACCGTGCGCTGCCGTCCGTCTCGCGGGTTGGGGTCTCGGCGTCGGCACGGCGGCCTACGTACGCGCGCGGGGGTTCCTGCTCGTCTCAAGCCCCAACCGCCCGGCCGCGCGGTGCGTGCCAGCACGCCACTCGCCGGCATCGATCTTGCGGAGTCGCGGGCGCTGAACTCCGCGGTGCGCCGACGGAGTTCCGCTGGCCGATGTGTAGGAGCCGCACGGACGTTGGTGCCTTGCGCGGAGGGCTGGCTTGGCTGTACGCGCTTTTGCCTGCTTGATAACTTGTGCATGGGTTCATCTGACCGAGGAATACTACAAGATGCAAAATGTCACTaaaccaacacacaagacaTGCTCTGCATGGGCCAGCATCCCAGCTGCATCAGTTGGCAAAGCCAGTGAGTGAGGCGACGAACAAGACAGGGAgtgcatacctcgattccagCCGAGTTGCTGGAACATCCATCCAGCTTTTCTGCAGATCCTGCCTGCTCATTGTTCTGTTCACGCACCACCACTCTTCCCCATTTGGCGCGTCTTTGGTGAAGTCGTTTTCCGCCCTGCACCTTCGCTTTGCTTGCCGGGACCGGCTTGTCTCGCGTAGCAACGGCCGGCCGTCTCCTTCGGGACACCACATGATTTCTCCAATTTCTCAAGCCATCATCGATGATTCATTTTTCTTAGTATTCTTCTGGAAGCCAGTACAAGTGCAGTGCATGAACAAGGCAAGTAAAGCCGGTACAAGTACAGTGCTGACCGAgatgaaaaattaagaataaataGCACTAGCACTAGTGTAGTTGGCAACACTGCACTGCATTTCTGCGACTGCTATCCTACGAATTTCGTCACTGGGCTAAGAGGTGTACTACAACGGTAAGGGAATGTAAACTATCCTCTCCCGTCATGAATACATATTTGTTTAAGTTAATATACGATTTTTAATACATAGTTTTGACATTgctttatatttataaaattcattgaatttataatattatgaaatatttttcaagatatctacacatatgattttaatgttcctaaactaaatattttgaaagctattatcACACAAAGTTTTAAACATTTAACcgaatattttcaaaataacatatatttataaccGAGGGGAGAACCTCTCTAtggtaattttcttttctttttttcttcagtGAGAGGATGACAATGGTCAATGGGCATGGAGAATTGCAAGGCTGAAAGTAGGAGatgaagggaaagaagagacgAGCAAGGCCGATAGATTAATTGGGCCGCTATTTACAGGCCCAAATATGATTGGGCTGGATGTGAAGGAAGGGCCCAACTTTCGACACCCAATTGGGCCAAACGGGCCTCAGAATGGCCCGCCGCCTGACCATGATCTCCCAAAGCGTCTCCCCACCGCACGATGGAACCCTGGAACCTCCGCTACATAGTCGCTCCACCCCCGGCGCGCAAAGACCCTTTCGAGACCGCGCCGCCAGCCACCACCCCACCTCCAGAGCGCCGAGCGACCAGCGGCAGCCATGGCGGTCGGCAAGAACAAGCGTATCTCCAAGGGGAAGAAGGGCGGCAAGAAGAAGACGTGAGTCTGctaacctccccccccccccaaccctctccttttcctttctcaGATTCGAGGTTTGTTCGCTCCGTCTAGCCCTTTCGTCCGGTGCTGATCCGTCTCTTGGTGTCGGTGTGTCTTTTCCCGCAGCGTCGATCCGTTCTCCAAGAAGGACTGGTACGACGTCAAGGCCCCGTCGGGTTTCAGCGTGCGCAACGTCGGCAAGACGCTCGTGTCCAGGACACAGGGTACCAAGGTCTGTACCTTTTCTCTTGCtcgctctattttttttttctttttgtgggATCTGTACTGCTGATACGTGTTCTGTGGTGACGCTATGCATGCTTAGTCGCTTCGATGTATGTGTAGAATGTTGCTGGGCTAGTTTTGTAGGGCATTGATTCAATCAGGTAGGACCTTTGCGCTGCTTGTGCAGCGCGAGTTTGTGTCTGTTTCTCGGAGAATAATGCGGTATATGTTGGTGCTTTGTATGTGTGGACTGATCCATGTATGATGATTTGACTCTTGTGGACTCATTGAGTAAAGGATACGAGGTAGTAGCATTTTATGCGATAGCTTTGATTTGGACGTGGTTCCTGTTTTACTCTTGAGATAAAACAGAGTAATCCCTGATGAGCCTGGCCATATAGAATGGTTCTGTCTTGTTCTTAGGCTCGTAGGTGACAATTGGTGTAAATCTCAAGTTATCACTTATCAAAGCGTTATAAATAGAATTATTGGGTTTGTGTATGGCGATCACTCTTGATTTCTGAGGTCCAGTTCTGCTTTTAGATTGACTATTTATAGCACATTAATGTACCTTGGTGCTTATGGGCATaaatttcttcttttgttgggATTTTTCTGCCGATTATGCACTGTTTGTGGTTTGGTCATTAACTGTATAGGGATGTGTACTTGGTGAATTACACTAGTGAAGGTAATTAAACTTTTGTAGCCTTGCTAATTCCTTATAATAATTGCCTGAATCTCAATTTCTTCCTTTTGTTTAGATAGCCTCAGAGGGTCTGAAGCACAGAGTTTTTGAGGTCTCCCTAGCTGATCTTCAGAGTGATGAGGATCAGGCTTATAGGAAGATCAGACTTCGTGCAGAAGATGTACAAGGGAGGAATGTGCTCACAAACTTTTGGGTAACGATCTATGGTTCACTGCACACAGTTACCACCCTTATGTTGTAAATTATGTTGCTAACCAGTCCATCTTGTTAGGGCATGGATTTCACCACTGATAAACTCAGGTCACTGGTGAAGAAGTGGCAGACTCTCATTGAGGCTCATGTGGATGTCAAGACCACTGATAACTACATGCTCCGCCTGTTCTGCATTGGCTTCACCAAGAGACGCCCCAACCAAGTAAAGCGCACTTGTTATGCTCAGGCTAGCCAGATCCGACAGGTAACATTTCTGGCCATATCTCATGTTTTAAAGAGGTTTGAAACTATATGTTAGCCTGATGTCTTATTATATTTACCCCATTTGTAGATCCGCCGCAAGATGGTTGAGATCATGACCAACCAAGCCTCTACCTGCGACTTGAAGGAGTTGGTATCGAAGTTCATTCCTGAAGTCATTGGCAAGGAGATCGAGAAGGCGACTTCAGGCATTTTCCCTCTCCAGAATGTGTTCATCCGCAAGGTCAAGATCATGAAGGCCCCCAAATTCGATCTTGGAAAACTCATGGAGGTACTTACTATAAACAAAGTGATTATGTGTTCATATAGTTTACAGTTGTGACTTGTTAGTCTAACGCCGCTTGTGACTCCCAGGTCCATGGTGACTACAAGGAAGATGTTGGTGTGAAGCTGGAAAGGCCTGCTGAAGGAGATGAAGCCGTGCCAGGACAGGAGGTTGCTGCTGAGTAGAGAGTGCTTATCCCGTATTTTGCTGCCTTTTATCTTTAGCAGATATATGTATTACCACCTGTCTAAGTTGGTGACATGAACTTCCCAGTCAAGTTTTGATGCCTGCTTTCCTGAACACTTTGTCGAGACCTATCCAGTGGCGGCTTGATTTCGTCCGAAAATTGGAGAATGTTTCCAGGGCACCATGCTTCGTTTTAGCTAGTAATTCAGATGCAATGGACTACACAAGTCTTATGCTCGTCGTTTTGAAGCATGTACTCATATCCCAAGTGCCAACTCTTAAAAAGATAATgagaaataataataataataataataataataataaatgtattagtaatagtaaaaagGTAATAATGGTACAAGAAGATTGATTTTATCTATATCTATAGATGTATAAGTTATGATTTTGATATGTGAAATTGAATTTCCATATACTTCTGTCGTAGATTGCTAACTTTCACTGCAAGATACAGTGACAAATATAATCGTAGAGAAATTTAATATCATATGCCAATGTGCCATGTTCTATAGGAGCATAGGTGGTTCCAGTAGGTAGTCAGGTGGACCTTGAACTACCTAGGAGTGTGACTGACGCTATGAGTACAGAGTATAATTACTCGGTCAGTATAAATGTTTGAGGTTCAATGTTGCAGTGTTGTGAGTTTTAATTGATCTTGTAATTTTGTATGTTTAATATTAAttgtaatttttaaatttgCAATGCTGTGAGTTTCAATTTATtcaatataaatagttgatgaTTATTATAGAAGAGAATACATCTTAATGGTATTGATAGAATTTAGCAAAAGCTTAACAATAAGTAAGTTACTAATTGTTTTATACTTGTATAGAAAATCAAGTACTAGCTTTGATTCTTTTTctagaaaagggaaaagagaTAGGGAGGCGAAGTGGCTGCAGCACTAGCTGATCCTAAAGTTCCTTCCTTTCTGTGTGAGATGATGAGCCGAGCTGATTGAGCTGGGGAGGCCTAAGCCTGCCCATTTATTTCCAGCTGGATGCTTACCAATAGCTGTAGCTACGATTCTAGTGAACCATAAAAGGTTAATTTTTGCCGGGCAAGGCGCACGGGCTCACTGGCGGACGGGCTACAATTCTAGCGAACAGCTCACTCGCAAGGCGCACGGGCGGGATCTTGCCGGTCCGGGGCCCAACCCCGGACGTGCACCCATTTAAGGCCTCCAGTGTAGGCCCCGGGAAGGGGATCCGGCTGTAAAAAAAAgttaatttttgcaatttttgtggTGGTTGTTTTGGTCTGTTCTGGACAATTTCTCCCCTGGCCACGAAGATTAGCAGCATGTTCCAATCTGACAAAGGGCCATTGACTAATGCAGTGTGTCTATTATTGTAACTAAATCTATTCAAGCCTTCAAGGGCAGGGTTTTCATATGCTCTAGCGATGCGCACTTTTCTGCTTTTTGTTTGTGTTGGTAATCGTCTATGATATATGATTGTCTATTTGTATTATCACATTGTGGCCTCTGCATATTTATATTATCACTGGATTAGGAAAAACATGTTTTGCATGCAACACTTGATCTATTTCCTCCTAAGCACTGAGAGAGCACAACCGGAGATTTCTCTTATGGAATGAGAACCAATTTGATGCTTTgatagaaaaaagagagcagCTTGTGAGCGCACTTGACGTATGGTATATATTAGCTTAACTAAATCTGGTCACTCTAAAAATAGATTTATGGGAATTTTCGTTAGTCGTGACATGTCTGTATATTGACTGCTTAGACTGTTCACATGGTATTTTAGGCATTACAGTGTAGAATAAAGGTCATACGCAGTGTCGAAATCAAAACTTCAGAATCTATAGACACTGTATCTTTGAC
This region includes:
- the LOC133893280 gene encoding small ribosomal subunit protein eS1-like, with the protein product MAVGKNKRISKGKKGGKKKTVDPFSKKDWYDVKAPSGFSVRNVGKTLVSRTQGTKIASEGLKHRVFEVSLADLQSDEDQAYRKIRLRAEDVQGRNVLTNFWGMDFTTDKLRSLVKKWQTLIEAHVDVKTTDNYMLRLFCIGFTKRRPNQVKRTCYAQASQIRQIRRKMVEIMTNQASTCDLKELVSKFIPEVIGKEIEKATSGIFPLQNVFIRKVKIMKAPKFDLGKLMEVHGDYKEDVGVKLERPAEGDEAVPGQEVAAE